A window from Methylocystis sp. MJC1 encodes these proteins:
- a CDS encoding invasion associated locus B family protein produces the protein MLNESSLPSLFARRAPWLGLSLALALSATYMAAPAPALAKEKPAAAKDASKKDAKEKPADEAAAPEESTDKKGKRRGKADKADKNAGSGKPEQLATFGDWGAYLAQGGKDKTCYALGQPKLREPKTKLKDTSAYIFISSRPGEGVRNEVAINLGYATKDGSAANAAIDGDDWELITKGTNAWVKDQAKEKEFVGALRGGAKLVVKAASAKGTSTTDTYTLKGLSDALARVAQECK, from the coding sequence ATGTTGAACGAATCGTCGCTCCCGTCTCTATTCGCCAGGCGCGCGCCCTGGCTCGGCCTGTCGCTCGCGCTTGCGCTCTCGGCGACCTATATGGCCGCCCCCGCCCCGGCTCTCGCCAAGGAGAAGCCGGCGGCCGCGAAAGACGCGTCCAAAAAGGACGCCAAGGAGAAGCCTGCGGACGAGGCGGCAGCTCCCGAGGAATCGACCGACAAGAAGGGCAAGAGAAGGGGCAAGGCGGACAAGGCCGACAAAAACGCCGGCTCAGGCAAGCCCGAGCAGCTCGCGACGTTCGGGGACTGGGGGGCCTATCTGGCCCAGGGCGGCAAGGACAAAACCTGCTATGCGCTCGGCCAGCCCAAGCTCCGCGAACCCAAGACGAAGCTGAAGGACACCTCGGCCTATATTTTCATCTCGTCGCGGCCCGGCGAGGGCGTGCGCAACGAGGTGGCGATCAATCTCGGCTACGCCACCAAGGACGGCTCCGCCGCCAACGCCGCGATCGACGGCGACGACTGGGAGCTGATCACCAAGGGCACGAACGCCTGGGTGAAGGATCAGGCCAAGGAGAAGGAGTTCGTCGGCGCGCTGCGCGGCGGCGCCAAGCTCGTGGTGAAGGCCGCCTCGGCGAAAGGCACCTCGACCACCGACACCTATACGCTCAAGGGCCTCTCCGACGCGCTGGCGCGCGTGGCGCAGGAGTGCAAGTAA
- the ubiG gene encoding bifunctional 2-polyprenyl-6-hydroxyphenol methylase/3-demethylubiquinol 3-O-methyltransferase UbiG, whose translation MSEHAAPHSASVNPEDVARFNRLGDLWWDKQGKMGILHDINPIRVTYIRDHIRRFLLNDRSALNESPERPLEGVRIADIGCGGGILSESLAELGATVTGIDPAPNNIAVASRHAEKMGLAIDYRNITAEALAETGEQFDAVAALEVIEHVEGPSEFIKKLSSLVRPGGLLFLATIDRTMKSYVFAILGAEYVLGWVPKGTHDHDKFIRPDELSAWVRRAGLREIDRAGMTFQPFTRSWRKSHDTDVNYLMAAKKQG comes from the coding sequence TTGTCCGAACACGCCGCCCCCCACTCCGCCAGCGTCAATCCCGAGGATGTCGCGCGCTTCAACCGCCTCGGCGATCTTTGGTGGGATAAGCAGGGCAAGATGGGCATCCTGCACGACATCAACCCCATCCGCGTCACCTATATCCGCGACCACATCCGCCGCTTTCTGCTGAACGACAGAAGCGCGCTGAACGAATCGCCGGAGCGCCCGCTCGAGGGCGTGCGCATCGCCGACATCGGCTGCGGCGGCGGCATTTTGAGCGAATCGCTTGCCGAACTCGGCGCGACGGTGACGGGGATCGACCCTGCCCCCAACAATATCGCGGTGGCGAGCCGCCACGCCGAGAAGATGGGGCTCGCGATCGACTATCGGAACATCACCGCCGAGGCGCTCGCCGAGACCGGCGAGCAATTCGACGCGGTCGCCGCGCTCGAAGTGATCGAGCATGTCGAGGGGCCGAGCGAGTTCATTAAAAAGCTCTCCAGCCTGGTTAGGCCCGGCGGCCTTTTGTTCCTCGCCACCATCGACCGGACGATGAAGAGCTATGTCTTTGCGATCCTGGGCGCGGAATATGTGCTGGGCTGGGTGCCCAAGGGCACGCATGACCACGACAAATTCATCCGCCCCGACGAGCTGTCGGCCTGGGTGCGCCGCGCCGGCCTGCGGGAGATCGACCGCGCCGGCATGACTTTCCAGCCCTTCACGCGCAGCTGGCGCAAGAGCCACGACACCGACGTGAACTATCTGATGGCGGCCAAAAAGCAGGGTTGA
- a CDS encoding aspartate kinase encodes MSRLVMKFGGTSVANVERIRNVARHVKREVDAGREVAVVVSAMSGKTNELVAWCKEAAPLYDQREYDAVVASGEQVTAGLLAIALQEIGVPARSWLGWQAPIYTNDTHGSARIESIEGAGIIEGFKRGEVAVVAGFQGVHKDSGRITTLGRGGSDTSAVAIAAAIHADRCDIYTDVDGVYTTDPRVVPKARRMDRVAFEEMLEMASLGAKVLQVRSVEVAMVHGVRTYVRSSFDDPANPGEGTLICNEEDIVEAQVVTGIAFSRDEAQITLRNVADKPGVAAAVFMPLSEAGINVDMIVQVVSEKGTTDMTFTVGSADYERAFAILDKIKAEIGFQSMAGEKEVAKISAIGIGMRSHAGVAACAFRALAEKGVNIRAITTSEIKFSVLIDEAYTELAVRTLHSLYGLDAA; translated from the coding sequence ATGTCACGCCTGGTCATGAAATTCGGCGGCACCTCGGTCGCCAATGTCGAGCGCATCCGCAATGTCGCGCGCCATGTGAAGCGCGAGGTGGACGCCGGCCGCGAGGTCGCCGTGGTCGTCTCCGCCATGTCCGGCAAGACGAACGAGCTCGTCGCCTGGTGCAAGGAGGCGGCGCCGCTCTACGACCAGCGCGAATATGATGCCGTCGTCGCCTCCGGCGAGCAGGTCACCGCCGGCCTTTTGGCCATCGCGCTGCAGGAGATCGGCGTTCCGGCGCGCTCTTGGCTCGGCTGGCAGGCGCCGATCTACACCAACGACACGCATGGTTCGGCGCGCATCGAATCGATCGAGGGCGCCGGCATCATCGAAGGCTTCAAACGCGGCGAGGTCGCCGTCGTCGCCGGCTTCCAGGGCGTCCACAAGGACAGCGGCCGCATAACCACGCTCGGCCGCGGCGGCTCGGACACGAGCGCGGTGGCCATCGCGGCGGCGATCCACGCCGATCGTTGCGACATCTACACCGACGTCGACGGCGTCTATACGACCGACCCACGCGTCGTGCCCAAGGCGCGCCGCATGGACCGCGTTGCCTTCGAAGAAATGCTGGAGATGGCGTCGCTCGGCGCCAAGGTTTTGCAGGTCCGCTCGGTCGAAGTCGCCATGGTGCACGGGGTGCGGACCTATGTGCGCTCCTCCTTCGACGATCCGGCCAATCCGGGCGAGGGGACGCTCATCTGCAACGAGGAGGACATTGTGGAAGCCCAGGTCGTCACAGGCATCGCCTTCTCGCGCGACGAGGCGCAGATCACGCTGCGCAACGTCGCCGACAAGCCGGGCGTCGCCGCCGCGGTCTTCATGCCGCTCTCCGAGGCCGGCATCAATGTCGACATGATCGTTCAGGTCGTCTCCGAGAAGGGCACGACCGACATGACCTTCACCGTCGGCTCGGCGGACTACGAACGCGCCTTCGCGATCCTCGATAAGATCAAGGCCGAGATCGGCTTCCAGAGCATGGCGGGCGAAAAGGAAGTCGCGAAGATTTCCGCCATCGGCATCGGCATGAGAAGCCATGCCGGCGTCGCGGCGTGCGCCTTCCGGGCGCTCGCCGAAAAGGGCGTGAACATCCGCGCGATCACGACGTCCGAAATCAAATTCTCGGTGCTGATCGACGAGGCTTATACGGAGCTCGCCGTGCGCACCCTGCATTCGCTTTATGGGTTGGACGCGGCCTGA
- a CDS encoding DUF4424 family protein, which produces MDIVEQAFFKGKDVTARLSALKIPLNYRATKFDEAVKKAPKAERDKLVAEGLLRDDSAEGAHFYTAQWSLRTSVTRMQTFPAKASVVVEHEYVPLLGGSVGGGLTASQRQNDWFKNKQRKYCIDKEWIASFDKRMQKTGNRDTYGEIWLGYVLTTGANWKGPIGDFRLVVDKGAPDTLVSFCAEGVKKISPTQFEVRYKDFTPKKDLDILIVQWPL; this is translated from the coding sequence CTGGACATCGTCGAGCAGGCGTTTTTCAAAGGGAAAGACGTCACGGCCCGGCTTTCGGCCTTGAAGATCCCGCTCAATTACCGCGCCACGAAATTCGACGAGGCCGTCAAAAAGGCGCCGAAAGCGGAGCGCGACAAGCTCGTCGCCGAAGGCCTCCTGCGCGACGACTCAGCGGAGGGCGCGCATTTTTACACAGCCCAATGGTCGTTGCGCACCAGCGTCACGCGCATGCAGACTTTCCCCGCCAAAGCGAGCGTCGTCGTCGAACATGAATATGTTCCTCTCCTCGGCGGCAGCGTCGGGGGCGGACTCACCGCCAGCCAGCGCCAAAACGACTGGTTCAAGAATAAGCAACGCAAATATTGCATCGACAAGGAGTGGATCGCGAGCTTCGACAAGCGCATGCAGAAAACCGGGAATAGAGACACCTATGGCGAAATCTGGCTCGGCTATGTGCTGACGACCGGCGCGAATTGGAAAGGCCCGATTGGCGATTTCCGCCTCGTGGTCGACAAGGGCGCGCCGGATACGCTGGTGAGCTTCTGCGCGGAGGGCGTGAAGAAGATTTCGCCGACGCAGTTCGAGGTCCGCTACAAAGACTTCACGCCGAAGAAAGACCTCGACATTCTCATCGTCCAATGGCCGCTGTGA
- a CDS encoding DUF4424 family protein has translation MSRFFAGAATLAFAAAFSLPSHANDTQAEIALGGLTLKHSDSIRMDSEDLYVSRDRVRVTYRFTNTSDQPIETLVAFPLPDIPPDDMENKAFWSSRRPISSSKPPSMASRLRWTSSSRRFSKGKTSRPGFRP, from the coding sequence ATGTCTCGATTCTTTGCAGGCGCCGCGACGCTCGCTTTCGCGGCCGCGTTTTCATTGCCGTCCCACGCGAACGACACCCAGGCGGAAATCGCGCTCGGTGGGCTGACTCTGAAACACTCCGATTCCATCAGGATGGACAGCGAGGATCTATATGTCTCTCGCGACCGCGTGCGCGTGACCTATCGCTTCACCAATACGAGCGACCAGCCGATCGAGACGCTCGTCGCCTTCCCCCTGCCCGACATTCCGCCGGACGATATGGAGAACAAGGCTTTCTGGAGCAGCCGGAGGCCGATCTCAAGTTCAAAACCACCGTCGATGGCAAGCCGCTTGCGCTGGACATCGTCGAGCAGGCGTTTTTCAAAGGGAAAGACGTCACGGCCCGGCTTTCGGCCTTGA
- a CDS encoding DUF2267 domain-containing protein, with protein sequence MEELIARVSAAIGVDAGVARTAVGHVLAFLRKELPDGPVAEFMNQIPGAHQAADEAAAGGESAGGLLGGLLSGGLMGLATKLNALGLDMGQIQKLGHEVFGYAESVLGREKVQQIANSVPGLSQFL encoded by the coding sequence ATGGAAGAATTGATTGCGCGCGTTTCGGCTGCCATCGGGGTGGATGCGGGCGTGGCCAGAACGGCGGTCGGCCATGTGCTCGCCTTCCTTCGCAAGGAGCTTCCCGACGGCCCGGTCGCCGAATTCATGAACCAGATCCCGGGCGCGCATCAGGCGGCGGACGAGGCCGCGGCGGGCGGCGAGAGCGCCGGCGGCCTGCTTGGCGGGCTTCTCAGCGGCGGGCTGATGGGCCTCGCCACCAAGCTCAATGCGCTCGGTCTCGACATGGGCCAGATCCAGAAGCTCGGCCATGAAGTCTTCGGCTATGCCGAGAGCGTGCTGGGGAGGGAGAAGGTCCAGCAGATCGCCAATTCCGTGCCGGGCTTGTCCCAGTTTCTGTAA
- a CDS encoding ceramidase domain-containing protein has product MNWRETVLDYCERLDDRFWSEPLNAISNAAFLISAASAYAILRRRGGRDLSALALIGVTASVGFGSFTFHTVATRGAMLLDVIPIAIFIYGYFVLALRRYFGLGAWAAAGTTIAFAAASFAVDASFTGLNGSIAYLPALAALISFAALLRSRDPETSRGLGLAAMTFAASLVFRTMDRDLCGVFALGTHFVWHMLNALVLWLLLTRAINRGPARGSSDPEPEGERADGRM; this is encoded by the coding sequence ATGAATTGGCGGGAAACTGTTCTGGATTATTGCGAACGCCTCGATGACCGATTCTGGTCGGAGCCGCTGAACGCTATCTCCAACGCCGCTTTTCTCATCTCGGCCGCCTCCGCCTATGCGATTCTGCGGCGACGCGGCGGGCGCGACCTTTCCGCATTGGCGCTCATCGGCGTGACGGCGAGCGTGGGCTTCGGGAGCTTTACCTTCCACACAGTCGCGACGCGCGGCGCGATGTTGCTCGACGTCATCCCCATCGCCATCTTCATTTACGGCTACTTCGTTCTGGCGCTGCGGCGCTACTTCGGCTTGGGCGCATGGGCGGCGGCCGGGACGACAATCGCCTTCGCGGCGGCAAGCTTTGCGGTCGACGCCTCTTTCACGGGTTTGAATGGGTCGATCGCCTATCTGCCGGCGCTTGCGGCGCTGATCTCTTTCGCCGCTCTCCTACGCTCGCGCGATCCCGAGACATCACGAGGGCTGGGCCTTGCCGCAATGACATTCGCCGCGTCGCTCGTCTTCCGCACCATGGATCGCGACCTCTGCGGCGTCTTTGCGCTTGGCACGCATTTCGTTTGGCACATGCTGAATGCCCTCGTGCTGTGGCTGCTGCTCACCAGGGCGATCAACCGCGGGCCGGCGCGAGGTTCAAGCGATCCCGAGCCAGAAGGCGAGCGAGCCGACGGCCGCATGTGA
- a CDS encoding CPBP family intramembrane glutamic endopeptidase: MERRKAPVYYTVMTALRRIHDNWPLFGFALLLLAPSLAIRCGLLPFDMRFEALLAISTLCIGLCFLAGYSIAELGLRAPWVARHWLGCGVATLCISAALYLESLYFPTGRQQPDWMRFAPFYVLISSPCQELVCRAIPKLIADKLQISGGNYVLFSAATFSLMHVAYGDALLLANTFFVGLVWATAYRLTRNIWPVAASHAAVGSLAFWLGIA, encoded by the coding sequence TTGGAACGTCGCAAGGCGCCTGTATATTACACAGTCATGACAGCGCTGCGTCGAATCCATGACAACTGGCCTCTCTTCGGCTTCGCCTTGCTTCTGCTGGCGCCGAGCCTGGCGATCCGCTGCGGCCTGCTGCCTTTCGATATGCGCTTCGAGGCTCTTCTCGCCATCTCGACGCTCTGCATCGGGCTGTGCTTTCTTGCCGGCTATTCAATCGCAGAGCTCGGGCTTCGTGCGCCTTGGGTGGCGCGGCACTGGCTGGGTTGCGGCGTTGCGACGCTCTGCATCAGCGCCGCTCTTTATCTCGAATCGCTCTACTTCCCCACCGGCCGTCAGCAGCCCGACTGGATGCGATTCGCGCCCTTCTATGTGCTCATCTCCAGCCCGTGCCAGGAACTGGTCTGTCGCGCGATCCCCAAGCTCATCGCCGACAAGCTGCAAATCAGCGGCGGGAATTATGTGCTGTTTTCCGCTGCGACCTTCTCGCTGATGCATGTCGCTTATGGCGACGCGTTGCTGCTCGCCAATACTTTCTTCGTGGGCCTCGTCTGGGCCACGGCCTATCGGTTGACGCGCAACATCTGGCCGGTCGCCGCCTCACATGCGGCCGTCGGCTCGCTCGCCTTCTGGCTCGGGATCGCTTGA